The Nocardioides zeae genome includes the window CGGGAAGTCCTCGAGGTGGGCCGCCCACGCGTCGGCGGCGGCGTGCAGTGATCGCGAGGGTACGACGAGGTCCGCGACCGCGTCGCCGAGCCGGACGCCGAGCTGGGCGGTGCCCCCGGCCTGCCGGCCGAGCCGGAACGACAGCAGTGGCTCGACGAAGCCGATCCCCGCCGTACCGCGGCCGTCGGCGACCGCGTGCAGCCAGTCCGCCAGTGCCCGGGTCTCCGAGGTGAGCAGGCACGGGCCGGTCAGGTGGTGGGCGCCTGCGTCGCCCGTGAGCGTGGCGTCGACGACGAGCCAGTTGGCGTCCCAGCCGTGGCCGGGGGCCGACGGGTCGAGGTCGGGGAGCTCGTAGCGCAGGACCGACAGGACGAGACCGTGCCCGGAGGCGTCGCGCAGCTGGAGGCTCACCGGGCGCCGCCTAGAACAGCCGGTCCTC containing:
- a CDS encoding WapI family immunity protein, with product MSLQLRDASGHGLVLSVLRYELPDLDPSAPGHGWDANWLVVDATLTGDAGAHHLTGPCLLTSETRALADWLHAVADGRGTAGIGFVEPLLSFRLGRQAGGTAQLGVRLGDAVADLVVPSRSLHAAADAWAAHLEDFPER